Proteins co-encoded in one Candidatus Auribacterota bacterium genomic window:
- a CDS encoding cation diffusion facilitator family transporter produces the protein MDKKSLGYLEGWLSIVINTALFALKIWVGTVAGSIAMIADSWHTLSDTFTSVVVILGFWAAARPADGKHPFGHGRAEPIAAIIIGTLLAVVGIEFFRQSITHLMHFQAATFGSFAIVVFLISVVLKEALARFSIWAGRKIDSSSLIADGWHHRSDAVASALIVVGGLMGGYFWWMDGVLGIGVSALILYAAYDIIRNAMSASLGEIHSSDFENRIKGIIKSAAPTATDVHHLHVHRYGDHLELTFHMSFPPAMRIDEAHQTAARAKYALKDELGAETTVHLEPIKEE, from the coding sequence ATGGATAAGAAATCTCTGGGCTATCTCGAGGGGTGGCTTTCCATCGTCATCAATACCGCCCTCTTCGCGCTCAAAATCTGGGTCGGGACAGTCGCCGGGTCGATCGCGATGATCGCTGATTCGTGGCACACCCTTTCCGATACCTTCACCTCCGTGGTCGTGATCCTGGGCTTCTGGGCCGCCGCGCGCCCCGCCGACGGCAAGCACCCGTTCGGTCATGGGCGCGCGGAACCGATCGCCGCCATCATCATCGGCACGCTCCTCGCCGTCGTTGGCATTGAATTTTTCCGGCAATCAATCACGCATCTCATGCACTTCCAGGCAGCGACCTTCGGATCGTTCGCGATCGTCGTCTTCCTCATTTCCGTAGTCCTGAAAGAGGCGCTCGCCCGATTCTCGATCTGGGCCGGCAGGAAAATTGACTCTTCATCTCTCATCGCTGATGGATGGCACCACCGGAGCGACGCCGTCGCCTCCGCGTTGATTGTGGTCGGCGGACTGATGGGCGGGTACTTCTGGTGGATGGACGGCGTGCTCGGAATAGGGGTCTCCGCCCTCATCCTCTACGCCGCATACGACATAATACGAAATGCCATGAGCGCATCCCTTGGAGAGATACACAGCTCTGATTTTGAAAACCGCATCAAGGGAATAATCAAATCAGCCGCCCCCACCGCCACGGATGTCCATCACCTGCACGTGCATCGCTACGGCGATCACCTGGAACTTACTTTCCATATGTCTTTCCCGCCCGCGATGAGGATTGACGAGGCGCACCAGACCGCGGCACGGGCGAAGTACGCCCTCAAGGATGAACTCGGCGCCGAAACGACCGTCCATTTGGAACCGATTAAAGAAGAATGA
- a CDS encoding GTP cyclohydrolase, FolE2/MptA family: protein MQKEKRFLVDVGMRDLPFPMRVLSKVDPNGQLTVANISIAARIMGEFEAQWIDKFIRIVHEHRDKIGTKTLKVNIMDYLKELNASMVKIDFNYPFFIEKLTPVSREKCLVRYVCAYSAKATLIQKEAKIIYVMNIPAITTYPASFKDTPGGLFGQLSMLTIETQSTKDIYPEDLVALVDKHAVAPVYSYLSSEDQHYIIQKVHSESKSSVIVTDEIKNELAHNRNIEWYAVRCTNFGMLHSYSTMIGTEKSMWVPFSGYESEEV, encoded by the coding sequence ATGCAAAAAGAGAAGAGATTCTTGGTGGATGTGGGTATGCGGGATCTGCCTTTCCCAATGAGGGTGCTCTCGAAGGTCGATCCGAACGGTCAACTGACCGTTGCGAACATTTCCATCGCGGCACGGATCATGGGGGAGTTTGAGGCACAATGGATCGATAAATTCATCCGTATTGTCCATGAACATCGAGACAAGATAGGGACAAAGACGCTCAAGGTCAACATCATGGACTATCTCAAGGAGCTGAATGCCTCAATGGTCAAGATCGATTTCAACTATCCTTTTTTCATCGAAAAACTAACCCCGGTATCTCGAGAAAAGTGTTTGGTGAGATATGTGTGCGCGTATTCAGCGAAGGCCACCCTGATCCAAAAAGAGGCAAAAATAATTTATGTGATGAATATCCCCGCCATTACCACCTACCCGGCATCGTTTAAGGACACTCCAGGGGGCTTATTCGGGCAACTGAGTATGCTGACGATAGAGACACAGTCCACGAAAGACATTTACCCCGAAGACCTTGTCGCTCTTGTGGACAAACACGCGGTAGCTCCAGTGTACTCCTATCTTTCCAGCGAAGATCAGCACTACATAATCCAGAAGGTTCACTCGGAGTCAAAATCAAGCGTTATCGTGACCGACGAGATAAAGAATGAGCTGGCGCACAATCGCAATATCGAATGGTATGCGGTGCGCTGCACTAATTTTGGGATGCTCCACTCTTACAGCACGATGATCGGAACCGAAAAAAGCATGTGGGTCCCGTTCAGCGGGTATGAAAGTGAAGAAGTATAG
- a CDS encoding acetate/propionate family kinase, translated as MRILVFNCGSSSLTYKIFEVAGNEDIVDVLSGKSHRIGVTGSEPSYSEIHYRGSSQKEIMPVKNHREASSFVLKYLQVQKIAVDCIGHRFVHGGSFFQKSEFINGAVLEKLRRCLPLAPIHNPIALSVIDECTKVFPDVMQYVTFDSAFHSSIPSYAYTYALPRKITEQFGFRKYGFHGLSYSNAAREASRFLGKPLARLNMVACHLGTGGSSVAAIKGGCSVDTSMGYSPLSGLMMSTRCGDIDPMLTIYIMAAFGYRSSELEELLNKMSGMLGISGFSSDIRDIAQKMLDDSEELANLAFNMYVHRLKKYIGSYIIVLKGIDILVFTDDIGVQNHFLREKVCEDMEWCGLKLDNTRNRHARPGKVSSISAEDSKVLVLTIPAQEERTICVEGVNLLRGNR; from the coding sequence TTGAGAATCCTGGTCTTTAACTGTGGAAGCTCCTCTTTGACTTACAAGATTTTTGAAGTAGCGGGGAATGAAGATATTGTCGACGTGCTGTCCGGAAAGTCCCATAGAATAGGTGTGACAGGGAGCGAACCTTCATATTCTGAAATTCATTACAGGGGAAGCAGTCAGAAAGAAATAATGCCTGTGAAAAATCACAGGGAGGCTTCCTCTTTCGTATTAAAGTACCTGCAGGTACAGAAGATTGCTGTTGATTGTATCGGCCATCGTTTTGTCCACGGAGGGAGCTTCTTTCAAAAGTCAGAGTTTATCAATGGAGCTGTTCTGGAGAAACTTCGGAGGTGCCTGCCGCTCGCCCCAATACACAATCCTATCGCGCTCAGTGTCATCGATGAATGTACGAAGGTCTTCCCGGATGTCATGCAATATGTAACTTTTGACTCCGCATTCCATTCTTCGATCCCTTCCTATGCCTATACATATGCCCTGCCCAGAAAAATCACGGAACAGTTCGGTTTCAGGAAGTATGGGTTCCATGGCCTTTCATATTCGAACGCTGCCAGAGAAGCCTCTCGCTTTCTGGGGAAACCCCTTGCACGCCTGAACATGGTCGCCTGCCATCTCGGGACTGGAGGTTCGAGTGTTGCGGCAATCAAAGGCGGATGTTCGGTTGACACCTCCATGGGGTATTCGCCCCTCTCCGGCCTTATGATGAGCACCCGCTGCGGGGACATCGATCCGATGCTCACGATATACATCATGGCCGCGTTTGGCTACCGTTCATCGGAATTAGAGGAGTTGCTCAACAAGATGAGCGGGATGCTGGGAATTTCGGGCTTCTCGAGCGACATCAGGGACATCGCACAAAAAATGCTAGACGACAGCGAAGAACTGGCAAATCTCGCTTTTAACATGTATGTCCATCGCTTAAAAAAATATATCGGAAGCTACATCATAGTCCTTAAGGGGATCGACATACTGGTATTCACCGATGATATTGGGGTCCAGAATCACTTTTTGAGAGAAAAGGTCTGTGAGGATATGGAATGGTGCGGGCTCAAATTGGATAACACACGCAACCGGCATGCCCGCCCTGGTAAGGTTTCTTCAATAAGTGCGGAAGATTCGAAAGTTCTTGTCCTTACCATCCCCGCCCAGGAAGAAAGAACAATTTGTGTGGAAGGGGTGAACCTACTGCGGGGGAACAGATGA